From the genome of Rhinoderma darwinii isolate aRhiDar2 chromosome 1, aRhiDar2.hap1, whole genome shotgun sequence:
ttgaaggggctgcagcgctcgtacgagcagttTCCCTTTCATTTCTAGTTACTCACTGAATTGTTGACACGAACGTAGCGGTGATACCCAGGTATTGCGGTATGTTCAATGTGGGAATGCAATACTGTGAACGGCTGCGGTGTCGGTGATTCatcgtgtgagcaagtaagggaaattaaggggaagcagtgctcgtattagtgctgcggcctcttcaaaatatctgattggtgggggtcccgatagtcagaccctgacccatcagctattgatggcctatcttgaggataggccatcaattttcaggggctggaaaacacctttttattttccctctggcactgcagggaaatgtaacactttAAAGTTTGCCCAGAGATTACTGTATTTCTGGGGGTGCCCACACGTGGACattctgtgatcagcttattgtcagggacccttctaacaagtgggGTCGTCTGCAGTGGCCCTTCCCTCTAATAAAATAAGTGAGATGCGTTCTAGGGAATGGTTGTTTCCCCTTTAGTCAGAAGTGTTCACGATCTACTTGTCTACAGCAGAATGTGGTGGGACGTGTTACACATCTACCTCTTGTCAGCTCTGCATGCAGTGTGGTGAGTGCGGCCTACAATTCTACTAAGGATAGTCACCCGTACATCCGCAACGTTTGTCATGTTGCTGAGAAAGGAGCAAAGACCTTAACTGATGCTGCAGTAACTGGATCAAAGCCTCTTCTAAGCCGACTGGAGCCGCAAAGTGAGTATATTTAacaaaacctttttatttttcccctcctgTTAAGCGTGTGCCTGGTCTTATGGGCTATTAACACCCtttgcactttttaaaaaaagaaacaagtgCTACCTAGATGTAAAATTAAGCAACGGTAATTACCTCTATTGAAATTGTCCTACCGTTGTGCTGCTGTAGAGTAACactctctaaggccccatgcacacgaacgtaaaaaagcccgtaattacgggcccatagacttctatcggccatgggtaccttcccgtatgcttaccggaaggtgcccgggccgttgcaaaatatagaacatgtcctattttaggccgtaattacggcacaggcaggcccatagaagtctatggggctcccgtaattacgggtggctttgTGTGTGCACCctaaattacgggagcattgctaggcgacgtcaggggattcccctGTCTGGAGGCTCATGCCTGATttgaatttttgaataaagagaaaattggtccgtaaatacgggttaaaaatgtgtgacaaaggacctgtatttacgggagggaaaaaaaatacggtcgtgtgcatggggccttactgaccTCTGGGGGGggccccactgatcctgagaatgaaggggctgcagcactgatTTAGAACTGCATCTCCTTCTACACTTTCCCTACATTCTGGGTTGCTAGGgcactgctgtgcagggaaaaactgatgggaataccactttaagtagATTGTGCCGTGTCAGACAACAGCTGTTGGCCAAACAATCTCCCTGCCCCATAAAAATACTTTCTGTGATCTGCTATGTCGGTatcttgtgtgtgtatagatatgtTTCTCGTAGCCACTTATCTCCTGGAAAGTAAGGATCAGGGCAGATTGAAACCCCACATGCCCAATCATTACCCCCTGAAAGAGGTTGAACCGATAGTCTGCCCCTATAGCTGGTGGCAGTATCCACTAACCACAGACCAATTGCTTTGATCCACGTTAAACAAAAGCTGTCTCTTGGTATTACCCAGTCTTACAGCCGTGTGTCTTAGTTGGAGTGGACAGCACCCTCAAGAGGATCTTTGGTGGACCTGGCATGCCTCTGCTTTACACTGACAGCTGATGAATTTCAATGGaaaccatgtaatgcttaatgtCCCCATTAGTGGCATCCCGGCAGCAGGACACCCTggtctgcttttttatttttctccccgTAAGGATATGGGATTGTCCAATCGGACATCACCTCCACTCCAAGAACCccattaataaaaataaagccaAAACCTCAGCCTTTCTTCTTAGTTGCAACTGCAAATGAACTTGCCTGCAAAGGTTTAGACAAACTGGAATCAACACTGCCTATACTTCACCAGCCAACTGAGAAGGTAAGTGCGAACTGCTCAATTCTCTTATGCCCTCAGGGTTATAGGTTTTCTGTTACAAAGTAACTGCAGAAAACGGACTCTTGCACTTgcttactgtggcattatatgggcactaacaGGGGACACCGATGCTATCTATGTAGGCATTATCTACACAGCTCTGGGGTTTTCAGGTGGTTAGGacaaagctctttttttttttttggatggaaATTCTGCTACAGAAGAGCCTTTCATGCTTACCCCGTCTCTCCTCTGACatccgctccagcctccctggatgacgttacaggccatgtgacgcttcagcctgtgatcTGCATTCaattgggatgcaacgtcatcccaggaggccggactgccggAAAGTGGGTGTTCTGGCTAAGTTTTATTCTTCTGGCATGGTGTTGTTTTCCAGTGTAAATGCTGCGATTACACTGCAGAAGTTGCAATGCTTGGCTTTCTGTCACAGGTTTTtcatcctcattgaattcaatggagaacctGCAACGTAAAATcagcataaattcacatgctctggaattaaattccacaagtcaagttcttgttttttttctgtttccacaGCAGTGGCATGTGATACTAAATCTcagccactctgctgctactgtaaacgcttcagaaatcctgcagagtttacgctacgagggaacccagcctaaatggcagtttattttgttttttttctttctaccacgtcgtgtgaatatagccttctaGCCCTCTTTACTCTCCCGtcacagcgatccaggctgaCGGGGAGAAGACTGTGTTTAAACCAATCCAGAATTAAAAGCCTCAAGTCGTcagagtaaaaatagttgtgatattccaaACAGTTTCAAAGATATAATCATTAAAGAAGCTCATATCTGAAATTGAAAATTTGAACTggccacaggggcatcaatgaccctttgtCACCAGTCGTGAACCATATTCACAGTGCGGGTTTTAAAAACTTAGTTAACTTTCTTTAtactccgccccccccccccccccttttaaggtCCATTGACACTGCATCtttaccacaatttggtgccTTATGTGCAGCAGCATTTTTACAACAGCATTGCAAAAACTCACCAAATTGTGGTTTTTCTTTTTCCAACCACAGTGGACTTAGAAATAACTCCTGGATTTGGCAAAACTGCCATGTGTGAATTGGCCTTATAGTGGCCTGTTTTCCCGCATGGTTCTTAACGTGTTTCTGCACtacgacgtaatagcacgtcgtggtgcgggggtgatCTCACCTGTGGAGCCTGTTCTGTatacagtgggtgtcagctgtgcattACAGCTGATACCTGGGACTAACtggcaggaacagtgatcgctctgcctgtttaaccccttaaatgctgtgagCAATCCAGTGACTGCTTCTTGTGCTCTTCCTGTAATTACGAAAGCACTTATCTATGACCGCTCTGCTATTAGCAGACCTATTTGGAGACTAGTCAGTTAGGCTGGCTTCACACttaggggagatacagacggacgttgcggttttgcgcgcgcaaaaaccatatgACAGCtgcgtgtcatccgtgtctgatgcgcggctgcgtgattttcgcgtagccgccatcagagatgaggctagtcgacggccgtcactgtccaaggtgctgaaagagctaactctttcagcacccttgacagtgaatgccgaacacatcctatcgaaaaacctgttagaaaaaaagaaagtttgtacttaccgagaacttcccggccgttgccttggtgacgcgtccttggtgacgcgcctctcgacatcgggccccacctccctggatgacgcgccagtccatgtgaccgctgcagcctgtgcttggcctgtgattggctggagctgtcacttggactgaattgtcatcccgggaggtcagactggaggaagaagccgggagttagcggtaagtcagaacttagtttttttttttctacaggttcatgtatattgggattggaagtcactgtccatggtgctgaaacagtttaactctttcagcaccatggacagtgactatctcctgatgtcgcgtaccgataattttttttgccgggttcggccaaaacgagttcggccgaacccggtgaagttcggttcgcttgtccggcttcgctcatctcaaagacactccgtttggatggtcggaaacagaaaagcacgtggtgcttttctgtttacattcatccttttgacagctggtgcgctgtttcagtcggttcgcacggaagttcttctgtgcaacctgcgtggttttcacgtacccattgacttcaatgggtgcgtgatgcgcgaaatacgcagagttattgaacctgtcgcgctttttgcgcagcagacaaacgctgcgcaaaaagcacggactgtctgtactgccccatagacttgtattggtccatgcgtgccgcgtgagaaccacgcggcccgcacggaccgaatacacgctcgtgtgaatccccccccccttgttttgTCTTActgtggctgttttttttttttttcagaaactcaTGCTCCTCAACTAGTTTAtcaatcaaaaacaaaaaaatttgacATGCAACAAAGTGTAAACTTAGCctttagttgggggggggggggctggttaaTCTGAGTAACGTTCTATTATCGAGTTTAACCACGATATCTCTAGGTTTCAGAGCCGCAATAAGAAAGTGCTAAACTTGCAATGCCCTTGACATCATAACTTCAGCAACAGTGGTCTGGATATGCTAAATGAGACTTTGTCTTTGTTCAGGTTGTGTCTGACACAAAGGAGCTGGTGACTGGAGCTCGTGATACTGTAGTTGGTACGGTGACTGGTGCCCGTGATACTGTCACAAGTGCAGTGTCTGGTATAATGGGCATGGCAGCTGGTGCAGTACAGGGAAGCATGGATGTGACTCGGTCTGTAGTCTCATCAGTGATGGACACGCATGTAGGGCAGTTTGTAACCAGCAGCCTGGATACAGTCTTGGGGAAGTCTGAGGAGTGGGCCGATCACTACCTTCCTATGACAGATGAAGAGCTGTGTGAGTAACTGGAGGTTTTCCTGTGTAACGTACTTGTCCCATTTCTGTTATTTGCTTGCAGTGTAATGTTTGTATGCAGTATCTTTGTTAGCAGGGAAATGGGAGACTAGTttgagaattatatatatatttttttctccccaTCCTGTAATGTTTGTTGCAGTTTTCAAATGTGGAGTAAGTTCTACATAAGAAGCTGCATAATGCTCACTAACATTGTACACTGACCTCTATTCTGTAACTAACATGTCACCTCAACCCAGAAAACCAAGCATTACAAACATGTCTGCTCCAGGCAGCTGTACTTCTAACAATGCGATATAAACCACCACAATCAAGACTAAGGCTATGGAAAGTATCAGTAGCCCATGCTAATGAATTAGATTGCCGCTCTCCCTCTCGTCACATTGTACAGTTGTTGCTATGGGAAAGTCTCCTATTTTACACGAGGTCCTGACTATTGAATGATTTATCCACAGCTGAACTTGCCTCCACTGTAGAGGGGTTTGAAGTAACTCCACTTCAACAACAAAGGGAACAGCAGAGTTACTATGTTCGTTTGGGTTCTTTGTCTTCTCGTCTGCATCATCGAGCATACCAGCATTCTCTGGGCAAGGTGAGGCGTGCCCAGATCACCACTGTGGCAACTCTAGCACAGCTTCACCAAACTATTGACCTGGTAGGATTCTGTATTGTTAGAGGAAAAATCTAAATGTTGTTCTACTGTAGTTTCTAAagagatttatattatatattttttttgttgcaaagATGGAAACAGTCAAGCAGAGCGTTCATGGTGGCCAAGAGAAACTGCACCAGCTGTGGCTGGAATGGAGTCTCAAGCAATCGGGAACCACATCTGAAGATGTGGAGACTGAACCTGAACAGGTGATGAATTTGAAGGTTGAACAGTGtggaatatgtatatattttttttccattatatgTTCTGTGGTAAAATGGCAGTTTCTGCTGCAGTTTgctgtttgttgcaggtttttaccccccccccccccccacacgccaTCAAGTTCAATGGGTAAAACACATGCTAATTATCATGTTTTGGCTGAGCTAGTGGATGGAGCCTAGCGATCACGTCTGCCATACGTTGGGGAGCAGGTTACAGAACACCCTCAaactgcagcaacatggaggatgtGTGTGGCTGTGAATCCAGCAATGGGTTGGGTAGTACTTGCCAGAAGCTGCAGCCACATATGTTCCTCTGGCTCTCACCCTGCTCCATCTTCTCCCTCTATGGGCAACATGATCCTCCAATGAGCTGATGGTCCATCTTGTTTTGAGGAGATGGTAAAAGCAGTATATTGTGAGTGATGAGAGGAGCCTAGTAAGTGGAGAGATAATTACATAGTCTTATATTCGCATGTACTACTGATTTACGCAAAGTTTGTGTACAAGACACGATGgtgaccatttattttttttgcagccttTGGATTCTCGAGTGTTATCCATGACCCGTATGCTGACCAAGCAAATACAAACTACTTGCTTTAGTCTGGTCTCCGGTGCACAGGGTCTTCCAGCCAACATACAGGACCGAATGCAACAACTCCGGCAAACTGCTCAGGACCTTCATGCTTCCTTCTCCTCTGCTCACTCACTTGGAGATATTTCTGCAGGAATTCTGATACAAAGCAGAGAACGAGCCACAAAAGTCCATGACCACGTGAATGAGCTTTTAAGCTATGTGGTGGCAAATACTCCCTTGACGTGGCTGGTAGGCCCTTTTGCCCCTCAGCTGGTTGAACTTCCAGAAACACCTGAAGAACCTGAGAGGCGGCAATAAGTAATCTGTTGCCCCAAATGTATGCACTTAATCTTGGTCTGAGGTAGGACTTGTCTTTGTGAGGCTTCTACAGTTTGGCTGATCTCTCTGCTTTAGAACTAGTgcttgggtatcgactccacattGTTCTTGTACTGTTATGCCAATTTATAAAATGTACTTTGCAGTCACTTTGGATTTGTCTGTATTTTCTTCTAGTGTAACTGACCAGGCTTATTCTGCAGGTAGGGCTTACACTACCATTGGGCTAGTAACTAAACTCCTCACACAGCCTGTCTGAATGGTTCTGTTCACACCACACTTGGACAGTACAGTTGTGGTTTTTACTTGTTGGCGCTTAAATAGTACATTAAAGGTATGCAGAAAAATGGCTTTTGTGAACAATGTGCTACACCAGTACCAGCTGTAAAACCACAgtaaactgtcgcttggcttcgcGTATTGTGGCTGAGCCACAGGAATTGCTGTGATGGTACCCTAACACTCGGGGCTTACACAaacgctatacgtccgtgcaacgcacgtggttgtcacgcgccttgcacggacctatgtttgttttttttacacgcagCTGGTATCCACTGCCTAAaattcacaacatgtcctatatttgtgcgtttctcgtgcatcacgcacccattgaagtcaatgggtgtgtgaaaatcacacggaagcacttccgtgtgattcgcgcaagagcagtaaagtGTGaatgaaaagcaccacgtgattttctgtttacaaacatagtgtcataatggcagctgcgcaaaaatcacgcagccacgcatcatatggttatgacacatggagctgttcagTACCTTTTTGCGCGTGGAAAACACATtcgcgtgtaaatccggcctcaaaGTAATGTATTAATTAATCAGTCCATAGAATTTCTATTCCCCGATCTCagcaaagtgaattttttttttttttctggctttAGATGAAGTGGAAGACACCTTGCAATGTGCTTACACTTTTGATATGCAGTAATGCTAGAAAAGGAAAGGTTCTTCACCAGACTGCTGCTACAAAGgtggtagcattaacattactatTCTCtggaattaacccctttaggacacagcctgttttggccttgtggactttttatttaactttatttttttttttatctggcaAAGTAATGTGGTAACTTTGGAATGATTTCACCTATCTAAGGTTCTGAGTCCTTTCACAGCACATTGTGCTTGGTTagtggtgaaggaagtggcgctcagtgagccttttgacattctctgactcaaaggagtctccaggtgcgggggagtcaaacaggaggtgctctataattttctcccgatactggaggaaactgagcgttccctgggtcttgtacagcacatagctgttgtgagtggccatctggataaggtagatcgctacctttttataccaggccctagttttgcgcttgaccaggtacggttgtaggacctggtcagatagatcgactccccccatgaacttgttatagtccaccatgcagaccggtttcctcttatcagaggtagcgcccctctctctcactgccactgtggtgtcctcgtgcacggtggagagcatgtacacgtcctttttgtcactcaattttattgcgagcaactggtcactggtgaatgagagtgacgcaccccttactagtcgcctggacaccagctgttgagggaagccaactctattttttcgtaccgtcccacaggcccctgtattcgcagcatggagagacttatacagggggacactggtgtaataattgtcagtgtacacatggtaccctttctgtaggaatggcaccatgagttcccagacaattttcccactaatgccaatatcctctgggcatccttggGGATTAAGgtagcggtccctgccctcataaatgaaaaaggcacaggtgtagcccgttgtgctctcgcacaccttatagagtttcactccgtatcgggctcttttggaggggatatattggcgaatcgatagacggcccttgaaggccataagggactcgtctaccgctattttttgtccaggggtgtacaaatttagaaaagactcagataggagggagatgaggggtctcaacttgttgaggcgatcatggcctgggtcacttcttggggggatttgggagttgtccgagaagtgcatgaagcgcattagcgtctcatagcgcgttcgggtcatgacagcagcaaatacaggggtgctatggatagcgctagtagcccagtaagagcggatagaaggttttttttactatccccatatttagggtaattccccaaaaaaattttatttcacagacggttgtggggatccatcctctggaatagtaagaactgggattttgggtgacaaattgcctggcgtataaatttgtctgctggacgattagttccaggacctgatcgcctataaacaaattaaaaaaattatagggggtaaaatttgtgacatcagagttgatgcctggagtcgctgtaaatggcggaatttggggggagaaagaaactacaggatcccacattgcgggagggactgcagtactaggcccggctcctgacgCTTAACCGGTGACCGCtgtgtccaccaccatagggctggggggtccagtggcagaagcagaacttgtgtctctttctgagccaagttctgcttctgacgcagtgtctgtatcactgccggaaccgctagagcacagcatggcgtatgcctgctctgcagagaacattctgcggcttctgcggttcattattttctaacactaaactaacaagtaaatttttttttttatttatttatttattttttttaatataatatagacacaacactaacgtaaaaaaaatacggtaaaccgcagttaattacagcaactaaaactaattcagcggggaaaaaaaaaagaattacggagataacaagtaattaccggtaatctggcgtgattacggacaatatcggaacactggcgagtataatacagcacaagatttctatagtatttctctctctcctctcacagatcaactacagtgagaggagggagggaaagggcacaaatcttgtgctgtattgtgtaaatatgggactatggtcactgtgataggtatatcacagtgaccatctgatcagggaccaattatcagggtccctgatcagtttctatatacaggcagaatagctgccttagactcacagcgcatgcgtgcgccattttctttTGTTTCCCGGAAGTTAGGGAGGGGCACGGGGGGGGGACACGACACGATcggaggcagcagggggcctaagcagcagttttttttatctcctctcaccaaacatacatggtgagaggagataaaatcataattagcatcggcacatttattgtaacgtcggtcgccggtatggggaccgcaaacagcggtccccagtcactgcaccaagccctcagctacctccggcagctgagagcagggagctaaacctccccccggcggcgctattttattccgatgccgcgacgtaaaaagtctatggcatcggaataaagcccgttagtgaccgacgtagaaagacgatgggccggtcactaacgggttaagcatgAAACTCAAATAGAGACTTTATTATTCAACATGATTAAAAACACCAGAAAATATAAAGAGCATATAACCTTCACAGAAAGGGGGGAAAAAAGCGCACTAGGTGAGATCGTTACAAACACTGTAAAGGTCCTTCATAGAAGGCATctaattaaccagttcaggactgggctattttgcGTCTTCAGGAACAGACACCCCTTTTTAGCATGTGTTCGTTAAAtgggtaacttttttatttgttgggctaacgacgtgatttttgcgactgtttccgtagaccatgcaagtttcttttttttttttaatacagaccttttttgccattttagaatttttagtcaaagtttgaaaataatagtaaaaaaattagctttttttttacgtttcagcttttttttttattttttttttgggtgttttttttttttactcggttTATTGTAATAGTACATACAGAAATCATCATTAAAAAAAGTGACATTAACATTCCTGCATACCATGAATGCACATTAGAGACAATATTTTacattatacatttatacatgaagGTGAGTCACAGGAGACTCCGAATATCCACTGCACGCAGGCAGGTCAGTGTCCCACTTATTTGTGAACATGCAAAAGTACAGGTCGCAATCATCTACCAAATCCATGCTCCAGTATCACACCTAGGGTAGAAAATATCTAGCCAAATAAATCTCAATTCCCCCCTACAGGAAGTGGTAAGGattctctaaggctatgttcacacggggtattttgccgagttttttgacgcggaaaccgcgacgcaagactcggcaaaaacggcccgagaacgcctcccattgatgtcaatgggaggcgtcggcgtctttttcccgcgagcagtaaaactgcctcgcgggaaaaagaagcgacatgccctatctttgggcgcttccgcctctgacctcccattgacttcaatgggaggcaggagaaagcgtatttcttgctgttttatgcccgcggccctcaatggccgcgggcgaaaaacggcgcgataatcgccgcgaaaatcggcgtgcagggagaggaatatctgcctcaaagttccaaacggaattttgaggcagatattcctcccccaaaatactccgtgtgaacatagcctaaggtcgCCCACGCTGAAAGAAGTAAGAGGTGAAGAGCACCACTCTCCCCAAATTTTCAAGAATTTATATTGGCATCCTCTATGCTTATATACTATATTTTCATATGGGAGAATAGCATTGACCAGGCTTTTCCATTGTGATGCATCCGGAAAAGTGTCCCCCATCCACGGGATAGCTATCGCTTTTCTGGCTAAGAACAGGACTTCTCGCAGGAAGATACCTTCATAGTGTGTCCACGTCCCGTCTCCCAACAGCCCCAATAAGCAGAGACCTGGTTCACACGGGATTGGATTGGTCATAATTGAGGACATTATTTGCGTCACTGCTTTCCAAAAGTTGGCTATGACTGGGCATAACCACATCATGTGATCAAAGCCAGCCTGGTCTTGAGAACATCTAGGGCATTGTGTGCTGGGCGCCCTTCCCATCCGATATAATCTGATAGGGGTAATATAACATCTGTGTACAATTGCGTCAATTTATTATTCGCTGCAGGCGAGACCAAGAGATGAGACCCCATGGCCTCCCCCCAGTCCTCACTGGATAATGTGGGAATAAGACCCCTCCATCCAACCTCAACCGACATCTCAGCGTGAGCGACCCTCTGCGACAGAAGGTAAGTATAAAGGGCCGATACCATCCCCCTTGGTCCCTGTGTTCTCAGAATACCAATGAGtggaagtgaagaaatggatctctGATCTTCCCTGAACTGGGATTGTAGAGCATGTCTAATCTGAACACATCGGAATGTATCCCTCTCAGGTACCCAgaatgtatcctgtatctctcTGGCGGATATCATATGTCCCTCATCATCTATCAGGTTTTGCACCTTTGTTATGCCTAATTCAATCCAAAAATCTGAATCCTGCATCCCCCCAAAATGAGACAGACCCTGATGAGACCAAAGTGGCATTTCTGCAACTATGTCCTCCCATTCCAGAACTTTCTTAGCATGGGACCAGACCTGCCTGGCTAGTTTGATTATTGGCAAGGAGTGCCTAGGGCTATATCCATGCGGCTCAAGTATGGGCCACAAAGAAGGGATCCGAAGAAAATGGGCTAAGTGGAGTTCCGCATTAGGCATGGGGTCCTCAGCCACCCATGCCTTAATATATCTTAGCTGGCCTGCCAAGTAGTACAGGAACATGTCAGGTAGAGCGGCCCCAGCCTGTTCCTTGGGGCGTTGGAGCGTGCTAAGTTTAAGCTTGGGGCGACACGCCCCCCATACAAATGAGGAAAATAAAGAGCCCACCAGGCTGAAAAAGCGTTTAGGGACCAGGGAGTCCGCGTGTTCTAGGAGATATAACATTTTGGGCAGcactatcattttaattaaatttattctACCTGCGGTCAATATAGGGAGCGCCTTCCAGATAGCAAATTTATCTCTCAGATATGTCAACAGGGGATATATATTAAGATCATATGAAGTG
Proteins encoded in this window:
- the LOC142759787 gene encoding perilipin-3-like isoform X1, whose product is MSTNGTEPSAQVDETPEQQQNVVGRVTHLPLVSSACSVVSAAYNSTKDSHPYIRNVCHVAEKGAKTLTDAAVTGSKPLLSRLEPQIATANELACKGLDKLESTLPILHQPTEKVVSDTKELVTGARDTVVGTVTGARDTVTSAVSGIMGMAAGAVQGSMDVTRSVVSSVMDTHVGQFVTSSLDTVLGKSEEWADHYLPMTDEELSELASTVEGFEVTPLQQQREQQSYYVRLGSLSSRLHHRAYQHSLGKVRRAQITTVATLAQLHQTIDLMETVKQSVHGGQEKLHQLWLEWSLKQSGTTSEDVETEPEQPLDSRVLSMTRMLTKQIQTTCFSLVSGAQGLPANIQDRMQQLRQTAQDLHASFSSAHSLGDISAGILIQSRERATKVHDHVNELLSYVVANTPLTWLVGPFAPQLVELPETPEEPERRQ
- the LOC142759787 gene encoding perilipin-3-like isoform X3, with translation MSTNGTEPSAQVDETPEQQQNVVGRVTHLPLVSSACSVVSAAYNSTKDSHPYIRNVCHVAEKGAKTLTDAAVTGSKPLLSRLEPQIATANELACKGLDKLESTLPILHQPTEKVVSDTKELVTGARDTVVGTVTGARDTVTSAVSGIMGMAAGAVQGSMDVTRSVVSSVMDTHVGQFVTSSLDTVLGKSEEWADHYLPMTDEELSELASTVEGFEVTPLQQQREQQSYYVRLGSLSSRLHHRAYQHSLGKMETVKQSVHGGQEKLHQLWLEWSLKQSGTTSEDVETEPEQPLDSRVLSMTRMLTKQIQTTCFSLVSGAQGLPANIQDRMQQLRQTAQDLHASFSSAHSLGDISAGILIQSRERATKVHDHVNELLSYVVANTPLTWLVGPFAPQLVELPETPEEPERRQ
- the LOC142759787 gene encoding perilipin-3-like isoform X2; protein product: MSTNGTEPSAQVDETPEQQNVVGRVTHLPLVSSACSVVSAAYNSTKDSHPYIRNVCHVAEKGAKTLTDAAVTGSKPLLSRLEPQIATANELACKGLDKLESTLPILHQPTEKVVSDTKELVTGARDTVVGTVTGARDTVTSAVSGIMGMAAGAVQGSMDVTRSVVSSVMDTHVGQFVTSSLDTVLGKSEEWADHYLPMTDEELSELASTVEGFEVTPLQQQREQQSYYVRLGSLSSRLHHRAYQHSLGKVRRAQITTVATLAQLHQTIDLMETVKQSVHGGQEKLHQLWLEWSLKQSGTTSEDVETEPEQPLDSRVLSMTRMLTKQIQTTCFSLVSGAQGLPANIQDRMQQLRQTAQDLHASFSSAHSLGDISAGILIQSRERATKVHDHVNELLSYVVANTPLTWLVGPFAPQLVELPETPEEPERRQ